The Pontibacter korlensis sequence CAGCAAAAGGAAGCTCCTTACATGACCTTCCTTGCTGACGACAGTGGCCGGGTGATGATAGAGATCTACCGAAACCCAGCTGATGAGGTACCGCCTTACCGAACAATGAATCCACTGCTGGTGCACCTGGCATTTGTGTCGGAGAACCCAGCGCAGGATAAAGAGCGGCTAATGAAAGCTGGTGCAAGCCTGGAGTCAGATCAGCAACTGGAAGATGGCTCACATCTTGTCATGCTTCGCGACCCTTGGGGCCTATCAATGCAACTATGTAAACGAGGCACGCCAATGCTGGCAGCCAGAGAAGAGGTTAAACAGGAGCCAAGTGTGCATTAACTTTCAATCACATGAAGATACACTCATACATGAAGTTGCTTTGGCTACTCACTACCTTATTGGCTATGGCGGCCTGTAATAAGCAGCCAACAACTACCAGTGAAGCTAATCTGTCAGCTACTACAGATGCGTGGCAACAGGTAGATACTATACTTGCCCACATCGTGCCGCCCACTTTTCCGGATAAAGATTTCAACATAACAGCCTATGGCGCAGTAGGAGATGGTAAAACGCACAACTCCGAAGCAATCCGGAAGGCCATAGAGGCGTGTAACAGTGCAGGCGGTGGCCGAGTGGTAGTGCCGGCGGGTAACTTCCTGTCGGGCCCCATTTACCTGAAGAGCAACGTGAACCTGCACCTGGAGAAAGGTGCCAAAATTCTCTTTTCTACTAACCCCAATGATTACCTGCCCCTGGTGCATACCCGCTGGGAAGGCGTTGAACTGATGAATTATTCTCCGCTGATCTATGCCTTTGAAGAAAAGAACATAGCAGTAACAGGCGAGGGTACCTTGGATGGACAGGCCAGTGAAACAAACTGGTGGCCATGGAAAGGCAGAGAGAAGTATGGCTGGAAACCTGGCACACCTAACCAGAACGATGAAGACAAAAGAGCAGCCCTCTTCGAAATGGCTGAGAACAATGTGCCGGTAAGTGAGCGGAAGTTCGGGGAAGGCTTTTATCTGCGTCCGCAATTTGTGCAGCCCTACCGGTGCGAAAATGTGCTGATAGAAGGCGTCACCATTGTGAACTCCCCGATGTGGATCCTGAAT is a genomic window containing:
- a CDS encoding VOC family protein, with the translated sequence MKLEHFALNVEDPIAMAKWYVAHLGLRVVKQQKEAPYMTFLADDSGRVMIEIYRNPADEVPPYRTMNPLLVHLAFVSENPAQDKERLMKAGASLESDQQLEDGSHLVMLRDPWGLSMQLCKRGTPMLAAREEVKQEPSVH
- a CDS encoding glycoside hydrolase family 28 protein, whose translation is MKIHSYMKLLWLLTTLLAMAACNKQPTTTSEANLSATTDAWQQVDTILAHIVPPTFPDKDFNITAYGAVGDGKTHNSEAIRKAIEACNSAGGGRVVVPAGNFLSGPIYLKSNVNLHLEKGAKILFSTNPNDYLPLVHTRWEGVELMNYSPLIYAFEEKNIAVTGEGTLDGQASETNWWPWKGREKYGWKPGTPNQNDEDKRAALFEMAENNVPVSERKFGEGFYLRPQFVQPYRCENVLIEGVTIVNSPMWILNPVLCNNVTIQGVRVESMGPNSDGCDPESCKNVLIKDCYFNTGDDCIAIKSGRNADGRRINVPSENIVIQGCTMANGHGGVVIGSEISGGVRNVFAENCTMNSPLLDRALRIKTSSMRGGVVENVYLRNIEVGQVAEQVVRVNMFYEDSGPFMPTVRNVEVRNMTVQNGGDVGVLLEGYEESPVQNLRLINVKINNVKEPYKFSNVENIGFENVTINGKQIVLPDSISLQN